DNA from Hippoglossus hippoglossus isolate fHipHip1 chromosome 13, fHipHip1.pri, whole genome shotgun sequence:
cacacacacaagacagtGAATGTTCCACTTGCTCGACATGGACTTTCATTATGTGTGTAGCAGTTAAGTGTGTGGCCTGCGGTTTGTTCACAGGCTCTTgagagctacacacacacagatacacacatgtgcacacacatcatTTTTTGAACTTCTAtgttagtgaggacactcattggcatagtGCATTCCCTAGACCCTTACCCTCTCCTTAACCATCACGACTAAATGCCTAATCCTGCCCTAAATCAATCGTCCTAAACCACTTCACCTAGAAGCCTTAACCTAACCGTCTCGATCTAGCACCTTGAGGTCAGAAGGTTAATCTTGATCTCATCCTCTACAAGATTAAACTTCAAGTCGGATATCTCTCGCCTAAAAGTTGAACCTTTAACTGCACTTCTAATACAGGAAGTCATAGATTGGACTAAAATCTGATCAACTGAAACCACAAACTTGGACAACTCACTCTGGATCCAACCTGAGAGACTGAGCGTAAGAGTCGGAGATATGATTGGATATGTAGGTGATATGGGGGACGCAGAGCTACTGACTGTCGTGTGACGGCTAGTGTGTTGCCTTTGGCTTTTCATTTCGACTGCCCAGTTGACAGAGGGGGCAATGGGAGTCATGGAGACAACTTAATACTGCCTCACTCCATCACAAATAAACGTCTAACCCGAACCttaacccttaccttaacctaaatgtcctcactttttcaGAAGTTAAAAGGGATAAGACCAAGTGGTGCTCTTAACTACCTCCACTAAGGGAGTTATGGTTTCACCCTTATCTGTTTACTTCTTTGTTACTTAGTTTGAAGGATTACGCAAatactactggacggattatgACTAAACTTGGTAAAGGcatgcagtatgggtcagggaagatcttattacattttggtgtggatccaaatcagggggtggatccaggaattttttttatcagctaGGGCTATTTTTGACGTTCTTACAGATTTCTCACGGGATATTTCAGggatcagacatatttaggggactgatatttatgagtgtgcaatttggtgcagatccaaatggaaatctggatctagtgaatttaaatgtggcttcaaaGGAGGACTCTTGGTGGAGGTTTTTTCCCTTGAGGGACATTCtagttttgttgtatttttgtacaataCACTAAGTCAAAAGgctttcttcatcttcttctttacTATCATCCAGCCCTATGGCCTTTACATTGTACTTCATCTATCATCAAACCACCTTTTTTAGTTATTCATGGTCATTCTACCACCAATATTCAACATTGCTAATTGTATGTTTTCAGGAAACCAGCTCCGTTGATGGTGTTAGTTAgcttgtgtcagtgtctgtgaatTTTTAttgctgcctttttttaaatctttctttacTTCTTGGTCACAGCAATTCTTCAGAATATGTCGAATGTTTTGTCTGTTAATTCAattagttttcagttttttacaccccactctctctctggatCTCTAACTCACTCTATTTCTTGCCCTCTGCACCTTAGAGACAAGTTTAGTGCTGCCCTactctgtttgtcttctctgaACATTTGTGATCAAATctgggccacacacacagacacacacacgcatgcacgcacacacacacacacacacacacacacacacacacacacatacacagttacCCCTCAGGCCACAGGGTTTTTGGTAGcacacacacgatcacacaTCTGGAATCAGTCTGAGCAGAACTCTGTTTATCCCTGTAAATGGACTCAGACCTCACTGACCAGCTCCGCTCGCTGTGAACAGGTTTGAGTTCCTCTTCATCAGGCCGCGTCAAAGCTGATGGCTGACATATACAAGAAGTGAAGGTCAGTGTAGTTTGCATGgggtaagtgtgtgtttctaatgAGGGCCACAAAGAGTATGCAGCACGACAGCCAATGACTTCCAAAGTTCAGCTGGCAGTTTTACaagaggcttttattttatgtgtgtgagtgtgtgtgtggatatggAGACAGTGACAAGTAGAGAATTAGACAAAACATTTGctccattttggttttagttttagaGCTTATATTTATCAAAGCTCCAAGGATCACACCCAAAATTGCTCTGCAGCTCAAATTTAAATAAGATAAATGTATCAAGGGATTCCCAGTGAAACTAGTTCAGTATGAGAGTGTTTAAAAGCAGTTGTCAACTTCTCACAGAGGAAAGCCAGACAAAAATGTGGACTTCATCAATGATGATATTCTGCCACGgcatatgattttattttctagaGTTTTAATTTGTCAAATCTTAAATATCTAGTAGTGGaagaatgaaacaaatggatgaaaagaaaaataagaatccTGCAGTTGATACATCTGAAGTGACAAGTTGCAAGTAAAGATTTACAGAAGAGTGAAATCAATGGCAGCAATAGCCATACTTATGTTGTGTTTACCCCTGAggacagcagaagaagaactTAAGTGTTTGGCATCTGCATCGTGAGGTTTAAAATACCCTGAGATATTTATACTGCATCAGAAACATACAGTTATTTCAGGTCAGATCTCAGAGGGGTGCACTTTCCTCTGTTTCTGAGCATCAGCTGCAGAATTCTCATGTCAAAAGACAGCTTATTTGTGCCTTTATTAAGTTTGTGAGTGGGAGTTAATTGAAGGATTTTTACTTGAGTCCAAATTTTCACTTAGCAAATTGTAATGGGCCGAGCTCGGGGGAGAAATGTAAGCAAGAGgaaaagacatttcaaacaggcGTCTTACTCCAAGAACACTTTATTCTAACACATGTTGCCAAAATAAAGCACAAACCACATGATAATACAGTTTTTCAATTCATTAGTAATTTGTACAATTTCAATATAAATCTACCATCATTTTTACAATGTCTGCCATGTGTAATATATTTCTAGGTTGAAGATCATGTCAATGATGTCAATGTCAATATTCAACAATAAATTAGCATGCTCTCTGACATTTGAGGTTCACTCCAGGTAAATAATATCATTTAATTTACTCTGTGTAATAATGTTCtagtttcattcattatttcacCATGTATGTATCCCTGAGATCAAAGCAACATGTTGAGTGTATTGACGTCCTTATATAACATTCACAAAGCCgatttttgaaaaacatttgaaactgAGTGTTGCTTACGTCCATGTTTGTTGGCTGGAAGTGATTTTATTAACTGCTTTTATTGGAGTATTGAAAAACCACAGCAGGAACATGTGCCATATAGCCTATGtgcttgcatgtgtgcatgtgcatcatCGTGCACGTACATGATACAAACAAAACCCACTTGTAAAAACACAGCTCCATGGAACTACTGCTTATACTGTACATCGTCACCAGTGTAGTGGACTGCTCCGGCCGCCCACAAGGATTAAAATCTACATCATAATTTTAGCATGAAAATCAAAGCAACTTTGAGTTTCACAGAAACCAAAACTCacctcatcaaacacacacacacgtttgtacttctatcttagtgaggacattcatttacataatgcattccctagccccttaccctaaacctaattctaaccctaaccctaaaaccaagtcttaaccctcaaacaagcctttgaagaagtgaggaccagccaacATGTCCTCACTCTCACACAAAGCCTAGGAcattcacaaataaaaatgaatgaaggaGGAGTGACAGCCGCTCCATCTTCACTGGTTTTGCTTGTGATGCGTGTTCAGGCCAGTGAGGTTCTCAGTATGGTTTTTTctactcagacacacacagacacacacacacacacacacacacacacgcagggagACATACAGTGATTACAAACCTATTTTTTATTGATGGTGAtggttatgtttgttttcacattatCTTACCTGTACTGATTTTCTTCCTGCTGTGGAGAGAATAGGTGATAATTATTCCTTTAGAAATGAACACTTCACATGTCTCAGTGTTTGCTACAACAGTAGTTCTCATCTGTTGTCATGTGACTGTCCCTCAAACGCAGAAGACTTTGATTCTCTGTGCTTTATCCTTGACTGTTTATTTACCTGCAGTGCGCATGAGGTGATGCCACTGAATAACTAAGTACCTCTGTTACTTTTCCCCCTGATGAGTggattttaaattaattttccaTATTCCTCATTATGACCTGGATCATCGTGTGCGCACATCCTTTTATCAGCCTGTTTATGTGAGGACCTCCACATCCACCTGagtacagcagcagcattacacCCAGGAAGAGCAGCAGTGCGAACATAAAGACACCAACGTTGCGGTCAGACAACCAGCTGCTTGGCTctgagaggagaaaacacaacagaaagacGTCAGGCCTCAACTGAGTCCCTCTGCTGCCACTGTGTGATAATTCATGGCACTACAGCTCAATCGCTGCTGGGTGGGTTCTCTCCCCTTACCTTCAACATGCAGGATGAAGCTCTTTTTGATGGGCATCCGCAAGGACTGGTGGGAGATGCTGCATGTAAACTGTCTCCCAGAGTTGCTGCGTGAACCCTGGAGGTAGAAGTACGCCGACACAGAGAAGGTCTTGTCttggttgtgtttgtggctTGACAGCAAAATGTTCTGGAGTACAGTGGGCAGAGGAGCGCCAACCCTCTGGCCTGCCGCTGCCGGGTCCTGCTCGTACCAAACTATGTCCACATCCAGAGGGTAGTAATTCTCTGCATCACAAAAAACCCTCTGCTCCTCGCCCTCCTGCAGATGGAAGACGGGTCCGACGTTGACAGTGACACGGGGAGGCTCTGACGAGACAATGAAGTATAAGTGAATTTTCAGCGAGAGGTCTCATGACTTTAACTCCTTATGAGATTGTCAAGAGACGATTTTGTGTACAACATTAATTatcctctttttagttttaaaagtgATATAATTGAGAATTTCTCAAACAAGAATGCCAACCATGCtagtttcagcttcttaaatATTAGAAACGGATGTTTTTtagtttctatttttatatttgtaaactGAATAAAACGTTTGTTTTGAACAGTTGGCCTGAAAAAACATATGAGTTACGACGGGCATGCTACACTGTCTTCTGACTTTAATAGACTTAAAGATGAATCAGTCAATCTTATTCACATATATTCAGTGATAATAAAAAGAAGGCCAGTTGCAGCCCTTAATGTACAAGACAAAGTTGTGAGGGAAATCTCGCAGGCTGaaggaattcatttttttatggATCAATGATTTTTTATGCAGAAGTATTTATTCTCAATACCGACTGCATCAGGTTCTCAGTTGTATTCCTAAATCTGAACTTCTGATTCgtcaaaggagaaaatgaatgctGTTCCGCTCTATTACCTTCACTGTTCACTCATTCTTTTAAGCattcaaaaccttttatttctgAGATTCACATTAGCTGGAtcataaaaaatctaaattgtcTATTATTGAAGGTTTATTTTCGTAACACTTCCACTCTTTTAATGCTCTCTAGACATCTATCAAAAGAGAACACGTCGCCTGTGATGCCTTCACACATTATACTGAAAGTTGTTCCATATTTTGAACATTTACTGACGTGTGTGAAGTCCTCAGCCACTCAGGCTTCAAGACTAAAGAGGACCAAGCTTTTACAGTCAGGCCTGGTACGGTCTAATAAGCTCACACTTAAAACTATACATTCAAAagcctttttatatttcaaccACAGTTAGCATTTTATACATCATGCCCTGATCCATAACCTTTGTGTGACTGTCTTACCTTCGACATACAGATTTATATCCAGACTGGTGAACAGTGGATTCACTGACACTGAACAAATGTACCTCCCTTCACTGCTCATCTTGGTGAAGGGGAGGTTATAGGTAGCATCCCCCCTAGCGAGGCTCTTCAACTCAACCCCAGTCCCCTGGTTATGCCCCACGCGGCGGGAATGGCTGAAGAGTATGATTCTTTCGCCACGATGTTGCCAGTTCCACTCCACAGTGACATTTGCTCCCCTGTGGTCCAGAGCAAACTGGCAGTGAAGCTTTTGTTGGGAGCTCAGGGCAGCTTTGACTGATGgagattgtgttttcatgacCAGGGCaactatgaaaacaaaacagaggcaAATGAGACAGAGACATGATTTAGTCAAACTGTGATATGTTTAATTATTAAAGACAGTGAGTGTTACCCATTGTTGTGAGCATCTCCCTGTCCTCAATGACAGGCCAGTTGCGGTAGTCCTGCTGTCCAGGGGGGGGTTGGTCAGATGGGTGTCTGAGGAAGCTAGTGACGGTGAACAGGCCCTTGCTGTGTTTGAGGGTGCAGCTGAACCAACGGTTGTACTCCTTGGCTTCCTGGGCAGGCCAGCGGACATCGATTCCCTCTGTACTGTACCTATGCAGCTCACAGTCCAAATGCTCtgcctccaccccctccacatAATCCCGCAGGTCCAACTTAGATCCTACAACAGAACAGAATACAGTAGAatacaagagaacagaacagcgCTCAGTGTTGTTGATGTTGGGTAGAAGGCTACAGCTCTTACCTGTGACCAGGAAAGTGACGGCATGTGGGTTGACTGGATCATCTCCTTTTCGGCCAAACTGCAGCATGACCTCTCTGTGTATAGGCCGAGTCTCAGTGTGACCTTCTTCATTCAGAAACACCTTTTCATCAGTGAAATGACAGGGCAGCCATGTCATCTGATGCAGGCACAGAACTCCTGAGAGACACAAAATAATTCAGTGCAGTGCAGCTtacaatttctttattttactgctTTATAATATCGTACAAGTACAGTGTGGTATACTGCATTAATTATATTACAGTATAAAGTTGTATCTAATAGtaaattaaaacacagtgtagtATGGTATACAAAGAAAAGTGTAgtatactataatataatagtGGCTTATAGTGTGTTATGCTTTAGACAGGATAGTGTAGTTTACTAGTACAGCACACCGTTGTACACTATAGAATAGTTTTATAAAGTAGTATGGAATGTAAAGCAGGGTGTAGTATACTGTAGTATATTACAGCACAATGTTGTACAGAAAAGTATAGTGTAATATAATGTGTTGTAGTACAATACAGTACAATATAGACAGTACAGGTATACATCATTATCgtattacagtatattacagtagaATGTGTAGTGTAgcataatacacacacacacacacacacacacacacacaccacagactgaaACAAAGCTTGAGTCAGTAACTTACCTGAACATAGAGACAAGTAACAAAGTATGTGTAAGAGTAAATCCATGATCATCCACCGGTACAGATCCCCTTGTTGTAGCTGCAGATCTGTGAAgacacactttcactttcacttcgTCTGAAacacaagctgcagctgctgtcacgtgGTCGGTTATAATATCAGAGACCGGAATTTatagaaatattatattttataatgtgaACACACTGTATGAAACCAACATTTGACCGATACTCTATGTCTGGTCTGTGCGCTACAGATGTTGCTGAACTACAGATGTTGCTGAACTACAGATGTTGCTGAACTAGACATTCGGAACGTCACATGTTCAGTAAAACATAATGTATGAACACATGAAATCAACACGAAGCACACAATTCCTTATCATAACTTAATTCATCGATCGATCAACACGAAGCGAACGTTTGCGTTTCGTTTTCAACCTTCAATACTCGATTTGTCCCGAGGTGGCGGTGTGAATCAGCCGTGGGACcctcttgtttttttgacaCGTTGATGCGGAACAGCGGAAGCGCTTTATGCGAAGTTTTGACATGCCGCAGTGAATCGTCTCAGTTTGTTGTATTTGCTGTGCAGCGGTGCAGGTTTAATTGACTAAACACACTCTTCAGTCTGACCACAGCTCGTGTGTTAGAACTGGAAACAAGCTGACGACTTCCTGTAGCTACATTCAGCTGCTAAGCTTCAACATCAGTGATGGACAAAGGTAACGGACTTCTCTGTCATCCCCTTAAACATCTTCTCCTGTATGGGAAACATGGTTACACTTGTAAAAAGATTAATGTATCAATTTAAGACTAGAGTTTGGGTGAAACTGTCATAAATTCGGCTTGATTCTCAACACAATTAATTGCTGAAGTTTGACCAAATAGTTTTAAActtttctctgactctctggcttcagtttttgttttgatgacaGACGATAATGGGATTGACAggaaaacataaatcaaacacaagTTAAGGAAGCAGATGCTAGTTTGTGAATTGGTCTAATGCTTAAATAATTGTACCAATTGTTATACTCTAcgaggcaaattgtgatttgaatacaggctatgcaaataaaatttgattgttttaatgttgtctGAAAAATTGTGACATAATGATTGAGACAGTAATCAGCAGTTGCTTCACTAGTTATTTTGTCCACCTCTTATAAACTTTCCTAATTGAGTGATTGGCTTCTCATTAAGCAATAATTCTTTATTGGGTGTTGAGTCGTCTCTTTTATGCTTTCAGACTCGTCCGTTCTTCAGGGGGCGTTCCTCCTGGCTAATAAGCTTTGTCTGCCCTCAGCCCTGTCCTCCCTTCAGAAAGCTGACTGGAGCAGGGTGGGACATCCAGTGGTGGAGGCAGTCAGAGAAATCTGTGGACAGGATGAACTCAACACAACAGCTTGCTGCTGGAAAAAGAAGAtagtttgtgttgtgtggttgAAGCTGTTGTGCGGAGAGGCCGAAGAGGACGTAGAGACATCATGGAAAGAGAACCCTTTCTTCCCTCTCCTGAATGGCCTCCCTGAGCTCAACCATGTTGTCCTGCTGGAGCTGGTGAGGTCATTGGCGGCTGCAGATGTTTTCGCCAATTTCCTCCTATGTCTTCCCCAATCTCAGATCTGTGTTGAGCTTGAAAGGCTGGTGCATCATGTGAAAAGCAGCCCTACCAGAGAGGATGATGTGCAACTTTTTCTGGAGGTGTGGTGGGAACTGTGGAAGGGCAG
Protein-coding regions in this window:
- the LOC117772545 gene encoding tapasin-related protein-like, coding for MIMDLLLHILCYLSLCSGVLCLHQMTWLPCHFTDEKVFLNEEGHTETRPIHREVMLQFGRKGDDPVNPHAVTFLVTGSKLDLRDYVEGVEAEHLDCELHRYSTEGIDVRWPAQEAKEYNRWFSCTLKHSKGLFTVTSFLRHPSDQPPPGQQDYRNWPVIEDREMLTTMVALVMKTQSPSVKAALSSQQKLHCQFALDHRGANVTVEWNWQHRGERIILFSHSRRVGHNQGTGVELKSLARGDATYNLPFTKMSSEGRYICSVSVNPLFTSLDINLYVEEPPRVTVNVGPVFHLQEGEEQRVFCDAENYYPLDVDIVWYEQDPAAAGQRVGAPLPTVLQNILLSSHKHNQDKTFSVSAYFYLQGSRSNSGRQFTCSISHQSLRMPIKKSFILHVEEPSSWLSDRNVGVFMFALLLFLGVMLLLYSAGRKSVQKKPY